AAAATTGGTTCGCATATAGAAGTTTTTAATCCAAGTGGAAAAAAATTCGAGTTTATTTTAGAAGAAATGTATGATGATCTAGATCAACCTTTAGATACTGCAAGACATCCTAAACAAATACTTAAGATTAAAGTTGATCAAGAAATTGAACCCTATGCAATGATTAGAAGAGCCGTATGAATCAAATAGAAAAAAACGGGAAAATTCTACCCTATCATATACAAAGAAAAAAAATTAAAAACGTCTATTTTAGAATTAAAGAAGATTATGTTTATATTACCGCAAATAAACATGTAAGTGAAAAAAACATCGTAAAACTCATTGAAACTAAATTTGATGTTTTATATCAAAGACTTCAAAAAAAAGAGTTTATTAAAGATGATGAAATTAGAATATGGGGTAAATTGTATCATTTGCATATAGTACCAGGAAGATTTAGATATGAAATCATTGAAGATACTCTATATTGCCAAACCAATGAAATAGACATTCAAAAATTAAGAAAAAGAATCTATCTAAAAGAAATTATATTAATGACAGATCAATTAAAAAATAATGTCAATGATACACTTCATAAAGTAGGAATACAGGCTTTGCCTTATAAATATAAATACTTAAAATCTAAATATGGAAGTTATCATAGAAAGCATCTAGAAATCACATTAAATACATTTCTAGCAACATTAGATCCCATATATTTAGAATATGTCGTTTATCATGAATATGCACATCATAAAGTGTTTAATCATTCAAAAGCATTTTATCAAGTTCTTGATGAAATGATGTTAAATCACAAAGTTATTCAAAAACGCTTAAAAAAAATGGAAATAATGTAAAAAATAAGGTATAATAGATAAGGAATTTAAGGAGGAATAAAATGGCTGTAAAACAACAACAATTTCAATTAACCCAAGAGGGTGTTGATAAACTAAAAAGCGAGTTACAATTTCTAAAAGAAGTCAAACGACCTGAAAATATAGAATCATTAAAAGAAGCAAGAGCACAAGGTGACTTATCTGAAAATGCAGATTATGATGCTGCAAGAAATGAACAAGCTAGAATAGAATCAAGAATTCAAGAAATCGAAACAATCGTTAAAAATGTTAAGCTAATTAGAAAAACTGCTGAAGATAAAATTAATATTGGTAAATCAGTAAAAGTTTTATTTGTTGATCGTAATGAAGAAAAAACATTTGATTTAGTAGGTAGCTTAGAAGTAGATCCTTTGGTTAATAAAATATCAGTAGAATCTGCAATTGGAAAAGCATTATTAGACTTTGCTCGTAAAAAAGAAGAAAGCGAAGATAAGAATGTAATTGGTAGCACGATTACTGTAAAAACTGAAACTGGAAAAATATTCGACATTAAAATATTGGAAATTAGTTAATGAGTCTATATCAAAAATGTATTCCGGATTTTTATTATCAATCCATTTTTGAAATTCCATATCAAACATTAAAGGAACAAGGGATTTCTACCTTGTTTTTTGACTTAGATAAT
The sequence above is drawn from the Mariniplasma anaerobium genome and encodes:
- a CDS encoding M48 family metallopeptidase, translated to MNQIEKNGKILPYHIQRKKIKNVYFRIKEDYVYITANKHVSEKNIVKLIETKFDVLYQRLQKKEFIKDDEIRIWGKLYHLHIVPGRFRYEIIEDTLYCQTNEIDIQKLRKRIYLKEIILMTDQLKNNVNDTLHKVGIQALPYKYKYLKSKYGSYHRKHLEITLNTFLATLDPIYLEYVVYHEYAHHKVFNHSKAFYQVLDEMMLNHKVIQKRLKKMEIM
- the greA gene encoding transcription elongation factor GreA; the encoded protein is MAVKQQQFQLTQEGVDKLKSELQFLKEVKRPENIESLKEARAQGDLSENADYDAARNEQARIESRIQEIETIVKNVKLIRKTAEDKINIGKSVKVLFVDRNEEKTFDLVGSLEVDPLVNKISVESAIGKALLDFARKKEESEDKNVIGSTITVKTETGKIFDIKILEIS